In a genomic window of Leisingera caerulea DSM 24564:
- a CDS encoding phospholipase D family protein — MELILGAINGNYLRNITENAAKDTEEVLAAVAYATDNSLLFDWCIKHDIPLKFYGRLDSQVAVNTNVLSKFLTRKSAKFTCKLVEKHHAKVIWWRGYGIYVGSANLTDSAWNRNVEAGFFIQEPDIDDNLASDILQMFSVLDKHATPLTQELFDLMVKRQKDLASNKPDDKAFWTNSSVNNWHGLVTTTPKKAIDAKRDSFLAEWYSTLQILRDISSQVILPENRPAWIADDAPSGAQADQFLHAFYYQKTFEGQKARYLDFFDRNKSNPDIARAEALRWWAGLKAAPQGEDVMLNTTAPFLRNALSQENLPTLKYDDFKEVCYSVHSIKDYARRVRNTSVGLPSTGQAYDIPQKVAALSKTIWEQRTDAGLDVKEVLSYIFYGGKLDELPDRLWQAIDDPKFKSDGLGISALGELVGWALPDHYPPRNGRTSKALKALGYDVTVHVQ; from the coding sequence ATGGAATTGATTTTGGGAGCTATCAACGGCAACTACCTTCGGAATATCACCGAAAATGCGGCCAAAGATACAGAGGAAGTCTTGGCCGCTGTAGCTTATGCCACCGACAATTCCCTTTTGTTCGATTGGTGCATCAAACACGACATTCCTTTGAAATTCTATGGGCGGCTGGATTCACAGGTTGCGGTCAACACAAACGTTCTTTCCAAGTTCTTGACTAGGAAGTCGGCAAAATTCACCTGCAAGCTTGTTGAGAAACACCATGCAAAAGTCATTTGGTGGCGGGGGTATGGTATTTACGTTGGCTCCGCAAATCTGACGGATAGCGCGTGGAACAGAAATGTGGAGGCCGGTTTCTTTATCCAAGAGCCAGACATTGATGACAATTTGGCCAGCGATATATTGCAGATGTTCTCGGTTCTCGACAAGCACGCCACGCCATTAACGCAGGAGTTGTTCGACCTGATGGTCAAACGCCAAAAAGATCTGGCTAGCAATAAGCCTGACGACAAGGCGTTTTGGACCAACTCCAGCGTAAACAACTGGCACGGTTTAGTCACCACAACGCCTAAAAAGGCCATTGATGCAAAGAGGGATAGCTTTCTTGCCGAGTGGTACTCGACCCTTCAAATACTCAGAGACATTAGCAGCCAGGTAATTCTACCTGAAAACCGTCCAGCTTGGATCGCTGACGACGCTCCATCCGGTGCACAGGCCGACCAATTCCTACATGCCTTCTATTACCAAAAGACCTTCGAAGGGCAGAAGGCACGCTATCTGGACTTCTTTGATCGAAACAAATCCAATCCGGACATAGCCAGAGCGGAAGCGCTCAGGTGGTGGGCTGGCCTTAAGGCTGCACCTCAAGGCGAAGACGTCATGCTAAACACCACTGCGCCGTTCCTCAGAAACGCATTGTCTCAAGAGAACCTGCCAACCTTGAAATACGATGACTTCAAGGAGGTTTGCTATTCAGTTCATTCGATCAAAGACTATGCACGCCGAGTAAGAAATACCTCGGTCGGATTGCCGTCAACTGGTCAGGCGTACGACATTCCCCAAAAGGTCGCCGCGCTCTCAAAGACGATCTGGGAACAAAGAACGGACGCCGGGCTGGATGTTAAAGAGGTGCTTTCGTATATCTTCTACGGCGGCAAATTGGATGAGCTGCCAGATCGTCTGTGGCAGGCGATAGATGATCCGAAGTTCAAGAGTGACGGCCTCGGCATCAGCGCCTTGGGGGAGTTGGTCGGTTGGGCATTGCCTGACCATTACCCGCCCAGAAATGGCAGAACGTCAAAGGCACTTAAGGCCCTTGGATATGATGTGACTGTTCACGTTCAATAG